From one Variovorax sp. PBL-H6 genomic stretch:
- a CDS encoding cation diffusion facilitator family transporter translates to MVPSPSSGALSPKLLLRISIAVALATIVLKGAAGWLTNSMGLISDAMESFVNLASAMFALAMVTIAARPADADHPYGHHKAEYFSSGFEGVLIIAAAAAIVWAAVVRLLSPEPLQQLGWGLALSVLSSALNAALALALFRAARTHRSIALEADAKHLVADVWTSAGVLVGIVAVGLTGWLWLDPFLAIGVALNIAREGVKLVWRSSQGLMDEALDPESQALLHAALEHFAASVPEGRQLRFDDIATRRAGQRRFADLHMHVPGEWPLQRAADLRDALEQALMDAVPGLRVTIQLLPLGMEARATRIEETPR, encoded by the coding sequence CTGGTTCCCTCTCCATCGTCCGGTGCGTTGAGCCCGAAGCTGCTGCTGCGCATCTCGATCGCGGTCGCGTTGGCCACCATCGTGCTGAAGGGCGCGGCCGGCTGGCTGACAAATTCCATGGGCCTCATCTCCGATGCGATGGAGTCCTTCGTCAACCTTGCGAGCGCCATGTTCGCGCTCGCGATGGTGACGATCGCGGCGCGCCCGGCCGATGCGGACCATCCCTACGGCCATCACAAGGCCGAGTATTTCTCCTCCGGCTTCGAAGGCGTCCTGATCATCGCCGCGGCCGCAGCCATCGTGTGGGCAGCGGTCGTGCGGCTGCTCTCGCCCGAGCCGTTGCAGCAACTGGGCTGGGGCCTGGCGCTGTCGGTACTCAGCTCGGCGCTGAATGCGGCGTTGGCCCTCGCGCTGTTCCGCGCTGCGCGCACCCATCGCTCCATTGCGCTCGAGGCCGATGCGAAACACCTCGTGGCCGATGTATGGACCTCGGCCGGGGTGCTGGTAGGCATAGTCGCGGTCGGACTGACCGGTTGGCTGTGGCTCGATCCGTTCCTCGCGATCGGCGTGGCGCTCAACATCGCACGCGAGGGTGTGAAGCTGGTCTGGCGCTCCTCGCAGGGCCTGATGGACGAGGCACTCGACCCCGAGTCGCAGGCCCTCCTGCATGCCGCGCTGGAGCATTTCGCTGCCAGCGTGCCCGAGGGCCGGCAGCTGCGCTTCGACGACATCGCCACGCGCCGCGCCGGCCAGCGCCGCTTCGCCGACCTGCACATGCATGTTCCCGGCGAGTGGCCGCTGCAGCGCGCCGCGGACCTGCGCGACGCGCTCGAGCAGGCCCTGATGGACGCCGTGCCTGGGCTGCGCGTGACCATCCAGCTGCTGCCGCTGGGCATGGAGGCGCGCGCCACGCGGATCGAGGAGACGCCCCGGTGA
- a CDS encoding PhoH family protein has protein sequence MILRHTFAPPNNTRLSHLCGPLDAHLRRIEEALDVKVAHRHEQFKVEGHKENAQRAMAVLQALYEIAQRPIDAAVVQLTLAGDSTLGEAEDGAARLATRRTDLRARTPNQSVYLHNIAEHDITLGIGPAGTGKTYLAVASAVDALERSAVQRIVLTRPAVEAGERLGFLPGDLTQKVDPYLRPLYDALYDLMGFDRVQKAFERNALEIAPLAFMRGRTLNNAFVILDEAQNTTPEQMKMFLTRIGFGAKAVVTGDVSQIDLPKAQLSGLIDAERVLRRVNGIAITHFTSADVVRHPLVARIIDAYDGARKRATTR, from the coding sequence GTGATTCTGCGACACACCTTCGCCCCGCCCAACAACACCCGCCTGAGCCATCTCTGCGGGCCCCTGGACGCGCACCTGCGGCGCATCGAGGAGGCGCTGGACGTCAAGGTCGCGCACCGGCACGAGCAGTTCAAGGTCGAAGGCCACAAGGAAAACGCGCAGCGCGCAATGGCCGTGCTGCAGGCGCTCTACGAGATCGCCCAGCGCCCGATCGACGCGGCCGTGGTGCAGCTCACGCTCGCCGGCGACAGCACGCTCGGTGAGGCCGAGGATGGCGCCGCCAGGCTGGCCACCCGGCGTACCGACCTGCGCGCCCGCACGCCCAACCAGAGCGTGTACCTGCACAACATTGCCGAGCACGACATCACGCTGGGCATCGGTCCGGCAGGCACCGGCAAGACCTACCTGGCCGTGGCCAGCGCGGTCGATGCACTGGAACGCAGCGCGGTGCAGCGCATCGTGCTCACGCGACCGGCGGTGGAGGCCGGTGAGCGGCTCGGCTTTCTGCCCGGCGATCTGACGCAGAAGGTCGACCCCTACCTGCGTCCGCTGTACGACGCGCTCTACGACCTGATGGGCTTCGACCGCGTGCAGAAGGCTTTCGAGCGCAATGCGCTGGAGATCGCGCCGCTGGCCTTCATGCGCGGGCGCACGCTCAACAATGCCTTCGTGATCCTCGACGAGGCCCAGAACACCACGCCCGAGCAGATGAAGATGTTCCTCACGCGCATCGGCTTCGGCGCCAAGGCAGTAGTCACGGGCGACGTCAGCCAGATCGACCTGCCCAAGGCGCAGCTGAGCGGCCTGATTGATGCGGAACGGGTGCTCAGGCGAGTGAACGGCATCGCGATCACGCATTTCACCAGTGCCGACGTGGTACGGCATCCGCTGGTGGCTCGCATCATCGATGCCTATGACGGCGCGCGCAAACGCGCCACGACGCGCTGA
- a CDS encoding bifunctional alpha/beta hydrolase/class I SAM-dependent methyltransferase, which translates to MSDARVPEEHRFQTHDGVSLFYRHWPATGDARCGAVVLFHRGHEHGARMAHLVDELALPGFDFFAWDARGHGRSPGQRGFSPGFATSVRDVQTFIEHIGSAHGVPPEDIHVIAQSVGAVLVATWAHDYAPKVRGLTLASPAFRVKLYVPFARPGLALMHKLRGLFFVNSYVKAKFLTHDPERIASYESDPLISRPIAVNILLGLYDAAERVVADAHAITVPTQLLISGADWVVHHQPQHDFFDRLGSAVKRKLELPGFFHDTLGEKDRGPAVEAIRDFVLELFDQAPQSVSLRGAHLNGATADESRALATPLSALSPRGAYWGLTRASLRLGGLLSHGIKLGHDTGFDSGSTLDYVYRNQARGAGPLGRMVDRTYLGSIGWRGIRQRKLHVEELLRKAMNMLAEQHREVRLMDIAAGHGRYVLDAVLASTVKASSILLRDYSDVNVRDGRSLIAEKALQGCAQFVQADAFDRTSLASVTPRPTLAVVSGLYELFSDNDMVSRSLAGVGDAVEEGGYLVYTGQPWHPQLEMIARALTSHRQGQAWVMRRRTQAEMDQLIDEAGFRKIDQRIDEWGIFTVSLAVRTGR; encoded by the coding sequence ATGAGCGACGCCCGCGTGCCAGAAGAACATCGATTCCAGACACACGACGGCGTCTCGCTGTTCTACCGGCACTGGCCAGCGACCGGGGACGCGCGATGTGGCGCGGTCGTGCTATTCCACCGCGGCCACGAGCACGGCGCGCGCATGGCCCACCTGGTGGACGAGTTGGCCCTTCCCGGCTTCGACTTCTTCGCGTGGGACGCACGCGGCCACGGTCGCTCGCCGGGCCAGCGCGGCTTCAGCCCCGGCTTCGCAACCTCCGTGCGCGATGTGCAGACCTTCATCGAGCACATCGGCAGTGCGCACGGCGTGCCGCCCGAGGACATCCACGTGATCGCGCAGAGCGTGGGCGCGGTGCTGGTCGCGACCTGGGCCCACGACTATGCGCCCAAGGTGCGGGGGCTCACCCTTGCCTCGCCGGCCTTCCGGGTAAAGCTCTACGTGCCCTTCGCGCGCCCCGGGCTCGCGCTCATGCACAAGTTGCGCGGCCTCTTCTTCGTCAACAGCTACGTGAAGGCGAAGTTCCTCACGCACGACCCCGAGCGCATCGCCAGCTACGAGAGCGACCCGCTGATCTCGCGGCCGATCGCCGTCAACATCCTATTGGGCCTCTACGACGCCGCCGAGCGCGTGGTTGCCGATGCCCATGCGATCACGGTGCCGACGCAGCTGCTGATCTCCGGGGCGGACTGGGTGGTGCATCACCAACCGCAACACGACTTCTTCGACCGGCTCGGCAGTGCGGTCAAGCGCAAGCTGGAGCTGCCGGGCTTCTTCCACGACACCCTCGGCGAGAAGGACCGCGGCCCGGCCGTGGAGGCCATCCGCGACTTCGTGCTGGAACTGTTCGACCAGGCGCCGCAGTCAGTCAGTTTGCGCGGCGCCCACCTGAACGGCGCCACCGCCGACGAATCGCGGGCACTGGCCACGCCGCTGTCCGCCCTGTCCCCACGCGGTGCGTACTGGGGGCTCACGCGGGCGAGCCTTCGCTTGGGAGGCCTGCTGTCGCACGGCATCAAGCTGGGCCACGACACGGGTTTCGACTCTGGCAGCACGCTGGATTACGTCTACCGCAACCAGGCGCGAGGCGCTGGACCGCTGGGCCGGATGGTCGATCGCACTTACCTTGGTTCGATCGGCTGGCGCGGCATCCGCCAGCGCAAGCTGCACGTCGAGGAACTGCTGCGCAAGGCCATGAACATGCTCGCCGAGCAGCACCGCGAAGTGCGCCTGATGGACATCGCCGCCGGCCACGGCCGCTACGTGCTCGATGCCGTGCTGGCCAGCACCGTCAAGGCCAGCTCGATCCTGCTGCGCGACTACAGCGACGTCAACGTGCGCGACGGCCGCTCGCTGATCGCCGAGAAGGCACTGCAGGGCTGCGCGCAGTTCGTCCAGGCCGATGCCTTCGACCGCACGAGCCTGGCGAGCGTGACGCCGCGCCCCACGCTCGCAGTGGTCTCGGGCCTGTACGAACTCTTCTCCGACAACGACATGGTGAGCCGCTCGCTGGCCGGGGTCGGCGACGCGGTCGAGGAGGGCGGCTATCTGGTCTACACCGGTCAACCCTGGCATCCGCAGCTGGAGATGATCGCGCGCGCCCTCACCAGCCACCGCCAGGGCCAAGCCTGGGTGATGCGACGGCGCACGCAAGCCGAGATGGACCAGTTGATCGACGAGGCGGGTTTTCGCAAGATCGACCAGCGCATCGACGAGTGGGGCATCTTCACGGTCTCGCTCGCAGTGCGCACGGGGCGATGA
- the ruvA gene encoding Holliday junction branch migration protein RuvA → MIGKLTGILAERNPPQVVVDCNGVGYEVDVPMSTFYNLPSAGERVSLLTHFVVREDAQILYGFGTAEERSAFRQLIKISGVGPRTALGLLSGMSVGELSQAVTLQEAGRLVKIPGIGKKTAERLLLELKGKLGADIGAPAHAATDAQADILQALLALGYSDREAAAALKALPKDVGVGEGIKLALKALAK, encoded by the coding sequence ATGATAGGCAAACTCACCGGCATCCTGGCCGAGCGCAACCCGCCCCAGGTGGTGGTGGACTGCAACGGCGTCGGCTACGAGGTCGATGTGCCGATGAGCACCTTCTACAACCTGCCCTCGGCGGGCGAGCGCGTCTCGCTGCTGACGCACTTCGTGGTCCGCGAGGACGCACAGATCCTCTACGGCTTCGGCACGGCCGAGGAGCGCTCGGCGTTCAGGCAGCTGATCAAGATCTCGGGCGTGGGGCCGCGCACCGCGCTGGGCCTGCTGAGCGGCATGAGCGTCGGCGAGCTGTCGCAGGCTGTCACGCTGCAGGAGGCTGGGCGGCTGGTGAAGATTCCAGGCATCGGGAAGAAGACGGCCGAGCGCCTCCTGCTCGAGCTCAAGGGCAAGCTGGGCGCAGACATCGGCGCACCCGCGCATGCGGCCACCGATGCGCAGGCCGACATCCTGCAGGCGCTGCTCGCGCTGGGCTACAGCGACCGCGAGGCGGCTGCGGCGCTCAAGGCGCTGCCGAAGGACGTGGGGGTGGGGGAGGGCATCAAGCTCGCGCTGAAGGCACTCGCAAAGTAG
- a CDS encoding CDP-alcohol phosphatidyltransferase family protein has translation MSIYELKPRFQALLRPLVRRLHAMGVTANQVTVAACVVSVALGLWLFFAAPSAAAFALIPLWMFLRMAFNAIDGMLAREHGQQTALGAFLNELTDVLSDAALYVPFAWVAPFSPFWVGALIVLAGLSEFTGALGPTVGATRRYDGPLGKSDRAFVFGALGLYVALGGPLPAWTAGLMPLLTLLAGWTIFNRIRGALAEAGAASLTRGGPTRP, from the coding sequence GTGTCCATCTACGAGCTGAAGCCCCGATTCCAGGCCCTGCTGCGCCCGTTGGTCCGGCGCCTGCATGCCATGGGCGTGACCGCCAACCAGGTCACGGTCGCGGCCTGCGTGGTTTCGGTCGCGCTGGGCCTGTGGTTGTTCTTCGCCGCGCCTTCCGCGGCCGCCTTCGCGCTGATCCCGCTGTGGATGTTTCTGCGCATGGCCTTCAATGCCATCGACGGCATGCTCGCGCGCGAGCACGGGCAGCAAACAGCGCTCGGCGCCTTTCTCAACGAGCTGACCGACGTGCTCTCGGACGCCGCGCTCTACGTGCCCTTCGCATGGGTCGCGCCCTTCAGCCCTTTCTGGGTCGGGGCCTTGATCGTGCTGGCCGGCCTGTCCGAATTCACCGGCGCCTTGGGACCGACCGTGGGCGCCACGCGACGCTACGACGGCCCGCTCGGCAAGAGCGACCGCGCCTTCGTGTTCGGCGCGCTGGGCCTGTATGTCGCGCTCGGTGGACCGCTGCCGGCCTGGACCGCCGGGCTCATGCCGTTGCTGACCCTGCTGGCGGGCTGGACCATCTTCAATCGCATCCGCGGCGCGCTCGCCGAGGCCGGCGCCGCATCGCTCACCCGGGGAGGACCGACCCGACCATGA
- a CDS encoding FecR family protein has protein sequence MTSAAAEHAGILKSVRGKVLLLGGDGSARPAQPGDPIAPIDRLQTDADSAASLVLRDGTTMVVGPSSRLDLKQFHFNSTTRDGGLLVSLLRGSLRMVTGLIGKTQPDAVRVETQTATIGIRGTDFIVEADVAQ, from the coding sequence ATGACGTCCGCCGCTGCGGAGCACGCGGGCATTCTCAAGTCCGTGCGCGGCAAGGTCCTGCTGCTGGGCGGCGACGGCAGCGCACGGCCGGCTCAGCCCGGTGATCCCATCGCGCCCATCGACCGTCTCCAGACAGATGCCGACTCGGCCGCCAGCCTCGTGCTGCGCGATGGCACGACCATGGTGGTGGGGCCCTCGTCGCGGCTCGATCTGAAGCAGTTCCATTTCAATTCGACGACGCGCGATGGCGGGCTGCTGGTGTCGCTGCTGCGCGGCTCGCTGCGCATGGTCACCGGGCTGATCGGAAAGACGCAGCCCGATGCAGTGCGCGTGGAGACCCAGACTGCCACCATCGGCATTCGCGGTACCGACTTCATCGTCGAAGCGGACGTCGCACAGTAA
- a CDS encoding phosphatase PAP2/dual specificity phosphatase family protein — MSAARPRPWKRAAAWLALLGPLFYVSYGIANWWASTRAQVPVLVFEWERALPFWPWTIFPYWTINAFYALSLFLARDRHVLDRHAGRLLTAQAVAVACFMLWPLHFSFGQPTVEGAPAFLFDALRGFDQPFNQAPSLHIALAVILWDFYRRLIHAQWARAVLHLWTFAICASVLTTWQHHFVDIPTGALLGLVCVWLWPLERVVALPRAWRLARDPQRWKLAGGYAAGALLFLALALSVQGAGLWLAWPAAALAGVALNYAGFGARGFRMDGHGRMHWSARWLFAPYRVAAALSARLWTRGLPASAEVATGLRLGRRPTRTEWEAAGRPRLLSLCAELQLPHVAGARCVPMLDLALPETPQLRRAIALIEGLRGSGQPVWVCCALGFSRSAASVVAWLGLYGRGYTLPAAHAAVRQARPQIVLRPAWLALLDQMASGKMRHE, encoded by the coding sequence ATGAGCGCCGCACGGCCGCGCCCCTGGAAACGCGCCGCGGCGTGGCTGGCGCTGCTGGGGCCCCTCTTCTACGTCAGCTACGGCATTGCGAACTGGTGGGCCTCGACCCGCGCTCAGGTGCCGGTGCTGGTCTTCGAGTGGGAGCGGGCCTTGCCCTTCTGGCCCTGGACCATCTTTCCCTACTGGACCATCAATGCTTTCTATGCGCTCTCGCTCTTCCTCGCGCGCGACCGCCATGTGCTGGACCGCCATGCGGGACGGCTGCTGACGGCGCAAGCGGTGGCGGTGGCCTGCTTCATGCTCTGGCCGTTGCACTTCAGCTTCGGCCAGCCAACCGTCGAGGGCGCGCCGGCCTTCCTGTTCGACGCGCTGCGCGGCTTCGATCAGCCCTTCAACCAGGCGCCTTCCCTGCATATCGCGCTGGCCGTGATCCTGTGGGATTTCTACCGGCGCTTGATTCACGCGCAGTGGGCCCGTGCCGTGCTGCACCTTTGGACCTTCGCGATCTGCGCCTCCGTGCTCACCACCTGGCAGCACCACTTCGTCGACATCCCGACTGGCGCGCTGCTGGGCCTTGTCTGCGTGTGGCTCTGGCCGCTGGAGCGCGTGGTGGCCCTGCCACGCGCGTGGCGGCTCGCGCGCGACCCGCAGCGCTGGAAGCTGGCAGGCGGCTATGCCGCCGGGGCGCTGCTCTTCCTCGCTCTGGCACTCAGCGTCCAGGGCGCGGGGCTGTGGCTGGCCTGGCCTGCAGCGGCACTGGCAGGGGTGGCGCTGAACTATGCCGGCTTCGGTGCCCGCGGCTTCCGGATGGATGGCCATGGTCGCATGCACTGGAGCGCGCGCTGGCTGTTCGCGCCTTATCGTGTCGCCGCCGCTCTCAGTGCCCGCCTCTGGACGCGCGGCCTGCCGGCTTCGGCGGAGGTCGCGACCGGGCTGCGACTGGGCCGGCGGCCCACCCGGACCGAATGGGAAGCGGCAGGCCGCCCTCGATTGCTCAGCCTGTGTGCCGAGCTCCAGTTGCCGCACGTGGCGGGCGCCCGCTGCGTGCCGATGCTGGACCTTGCACTGCCGGAAACTCCCCAACTGCGGCGTGCGATCGCGTTGATCGAAGGGCTGCGCGGGAGCGGTCAGCCTGTATGGGTCTGCTGCGCCCTGGGCTTCTCGCGCAGCGCCGCATCGGTGGTCGCCTGGCTCGGCCTGTACGGCCGGGGCTACACCCTTCCTGCCGCGCATGCGGCGGTACGTCAGGCGCGGCCCCAGATCGTGCTGCGCCCAGCCTGGCTCGCCCTGCTCGACCAGATGGCTTCCGGGAAGATGCGCCATGAATGA
- a CDS encoding phosphatidate cytidylyltransferase, whose product MTVASLQATWMLFGGVAAVLILASAVGALLKWRVAQGRPHSVIDNLNARVNAWWVMVAVIGLAFALGKGGVIVLFYLISFYALREFMSLAYTRRGDHLAIAVAFFVALPVQYFLIWIEWYGLYAIFIPVYAFLVLPILAAVGGDTKRFLERTSKVQWGLMVCVFCISHVPALLTLQIPGFEGRNLLLIAFLVIVVQGSDVLQYVWGKLFGRRKVAPELSPSKTWEGLVGGIASATALGAALYWATPFEPWQAALMALTLCVMGFFGGLVMSAIKRDRGVKDWGTLIEGHGGMLDRLDSVIFAAPIYFHALRFWWTP is encoded by the coding sequence ATGACCGTCGCCTCTCTCCAAGCCACCTGGATGCTGTTCGGCGGCGTCGCCGCCGTCCTGATCCTCGCCTCCGCCGTCGGCGCATTGCTCAAGTGGCGCGTCGCACAGGGCCGGCCTCATTCCGTGATCGACAACCTCAACGCGCGCGTGAACGCGTGGTGGGTGATGGTCGCCGTGATCGGCCTGGCCTTCGCGCTCGGCAAGGGTGGGGTGATCGTCCTGTTCTACCTGATCTCCTTCTACGCGCTGCGCGAGTTCATGAGCCTGGCCTACACCCGCCGCGGCGACCACCTTGCGATCGCGGTGGCCTTCTTCGTGGCGCTGCCGGTGCAGTACTTCCTGATCTGGATCGAGTGGTACGGGCTCTATGCGATCTTCATCCCGGTCTACGCCTTTCTCGTGCTGCCCATCCTCGCGGCGGTAGGCGGCGACACCAAGCGTTTCCTGGAGCGTACGTCCAAGGTGCAGTGGGGGCTGATGGTCTGCGTGTTCTGCATCAGCCATGTGCCGGCGCTGCTGACTTTGCAGATCCCCGGCTTCGAGGGCCGCAACCTGCTCCTGATCGCCTTTCTCGTGATCGTGGTGCAGGGCAGCGACGTGCTGCAGTACGTGTGGGGCAAGCTCTTCGGTCGGCGCAAGGTGGCACCCGAGCTCTCGCCCTCGAAGACCTGGGAAGGTCTGGTGGGCGGCATCGCCAGCGCCACCGCGCTCGGCGCGGCGCTCTACTGGGCTACGCCCTTCGAACCGTGGCAGGCGGCGCTGATGGCGCTGACCCTCTGCGTGATGGGCTTCTTCGGCGGCCTCGTGATGTCGGCCATCAAGCGCGACCGCGGCGTCAAGGACTGGGGCACCCTGATCGAGGGCCACGGCGGCATGCTGGACCGGCTCGATTCGGTGATCTTCGCGGCGCCGATCTACTTTCATGCCCTGCGGTTCTGGTGGACCCCGTAG
- the ybeY gene encoding rRNA maturation RNase YbeY: MALASLSLSLQFARFREAARHRTALPRHRVARWIRHALEADGEITVRIVDAEEGQQLNREFRGKDYATNVLTFDYAQRPVVMADLVLCAPVVAREAKEQRKTLAAHYAHLLVHGTLHAQGWDHETGEVDAEAMEAREIEILAGLGIRNPYRL, from the coding sequence ATGGCGCTGGCCAGCTTGTCGCTGTCGCTCCAGTTCGCGCGCTTTCGCGAGGCGGCGCGTCACCGCACCGCATTGCCGCGGCACCGGGTCGCACGATGGATCCGGCACGCGCTCGAGGCCGACGGCGAGATCACGGTGCGCATCGTCGATGCCGAGGAAGGCCAGCAGCTCAACCGCGAGTTCCGTGGCAAGGACTACGCGACCAACGTGCTGACCTTCGACTATGCGCAGCGCCCGGTCGTCATGGCCGACCTGGTGCTGTGCGCACCGGTGGTCGCGCGCGAGGCGAAGGAGCAGCGAAAGACCCTGGCCGCGCACTACGCGCACCTGCTGGTGCACGGCACGCTGCATGCGCAGGGCTGGGACCACGAGACGGGCGAAGTGGACGCCGAGGCGATGGAGGCGCGCGAGATCGAGATCCTCGCCGGCCTCGGGATCAGGAACCCCTATCGCCTATGA
- the dtd gene encoding D-aminoacyl-tRNA deacylase, which translates to MKALLQRVAEARVDIEGATVGAIGPGLLVLLCAERGDGEAQADRMLAKILKLRIFSDEAGKMNRSVQDTGGGLLVVSQFTLAADASGGNRPSFTQAAPPDEGRRLYTYFVAQARAAHPVVATGEFGADMQVRLVNDGPVTIPLQIS; encoded by the coding sequence GTGAAGGCGCTGCTGCAGCGCGTGGCCGAGGCGCGTGTCGACATCGAGGGCGCCACCGTCGGCGCCATCGGGCCCGGGCTGCTGGTGCTCCTGTGCGCCGAACGCGGCGACGGCGAGGCGCAGGCGGACCGGATGCTGGCGAAGATCCTCAAGCTGCGCATCTTTTCGGACGAGGCCGGCAAGATGAACCGCAGCGTGCAGGACACGGGCGGCGGCCTGCTGGTGGTGAGCCAGTTCACGCTCGCGGCCGATGCCAGCGGGGGCAACCGGCCCAGCTTCACCCAGGCTGCGCCGCCCGACGAGGGGCGGCGGCTCTACACGTATTTCGTCGCCCAGGCGCGGGCGGCGCATCCGGTGGTCGCCACCGGGGAATTCGGCGCGGACATGCAGGTGCGCCTGGTGAATGACGGGCCGGTCACCATTCCGCTGCAGATTTCATAG
- the dmeF gene encoding CDF family Co(II)/Ni(II) efflux transporter DmeF, whose translation MHTHDLSGWQHEHSFQDDKRAAEGSMRRVMWITAAAMLLEIGAGWWFNSMALLADGWHMSSHAVAIGLSAFAYAAARRYAGDRRFAFGTWKIEVLGGFASALFLLGVAVLMVVGSLERLWTPAAIQYREAIVVAVLGLAVNLLCAWLLGGAHHHHDHGRDPHHDEHAHGHEHGHDLNLRSAYLHVVADAATSVLAIIALVGGWLYGWGWLDPAMGIVGALLVASWARGLLVDTAKVLLDREMDHPVVEEIRDGVEQALADSHTRIVDLHVWRVGQGAYACALSVVTHSSTLTPDDVRTTFSMHEEIRHSTIEIHRCQAAA comes from the coding sequence ATGCACACCCATGACCTGAGCGGCTGGCAGCACGAGCACAGTTTCCAGGACGACAAACGGGCCGCCGAGGGCAGCATGCGGCGGGTGATGTGGATCACCGCCGCCGCGATGCTGCTGGAGATCGGCGCCGGCTGGTGGTTCAACTCGATGGCGCTGCTGGCCGACGGCTGGCACATGAGCTCGCACGCGGTGGCGATCGGGCTCAGTGCCTTTGCCTATGCGGCGGCGCGGCGGTACGCCGGCGACCGGCGCTTCGCCTTCGGCACCTGGAAGATCGAGGTGCTGGGCGGCTTCGCCAGCGCGCTGTTCCTCCTCGGGGTCGCGGTGCTGATGGTGGTCGGCTCCCTCGAACGGCTGTGGACGCCGGCTGCCATCCAGTACCGGGAGGCCATCGTTGTCGCGGTGCTGGGACTCGCGGTCAACCTCCTGTGCGCATGGCTGCTCGGCGGCGCCCATCACCATCATGATCACGGCCGCGATCCGCACCATGACGAGCATGCACATGGCCATGAGCATGGGCACGACCTCAACCTGCGCTCCGCCTATCTGCATGTGGTGGCCGATGCCGCGACGTCGGTGCTCGCCATCATTGCGCTGGTGGGCGGCTGGCTCTATGGCTGGGGCTGGCTCGACCCTGCAATGGGCATCGTCGGCGCGCTGCTGGTCGCGAGCTGGGCGCGCGGCTTGCTGGTCGACACCGCCAAGGTGCTGCTGGACCGTGAGATGGACCATCCGGTGGTCGAGGAGATCCGCGACGGCGTCGAGCAGGCGCTTGCGGATTCGCACACCCGCATCGTCGACCTGCATGTGTGGCGAGTGGGCCAGGGCGCCTACGCCTGCGCGCTCAGCGTTGTCACGCATTCGTCAACGCTGACGCCTGATGACGTACGCACCACCTTCTCGATGCACGAGGAAATCAGGCACTCGACCATCGAGATCCACCGCTGCCAGGCAGCTGCGTGA
- the ruvB gene encoding Holliday junction branch migration DNA helicase RuvB: MTIQTDDFAPAPQRVVSAAPASPNEEAIERALRPKLLDDYVGQVKVREQLEIFIGAARHRAEALDHVLLFGPPGLGKTTLSHIIAAELGVNLRQTSGPVLEKPKDLAALLTNLERNDVLFIDEIHRLSPVVEEILYPALEDYQIDIMIGEGPAARSIKLDLQPFTLVGATTRAGMLTNPLRDRFGIVARLEFYTAEELARIVRRSAGLLSVPTDDAGGLEIARRSRGTPRIANRLLRRVRDYAQVKGDGRITEALAHKALAMLDVDPQGFDLMDRKLLEAVIHRFDGGPVGLDNIAASIGEEPGTIEDVIEPYLIQQGYLQRTPRGRIATLAAYRHLGVAAPQRDGDMFGN, from the coding sequence ATGACCATCCAGACCGACGATTTCGCCCCGGCCCCGCAACGCGTGGTCTCTGCCGCACCGGCCTCGCCGAACGAAGAGGCGATCGAGCGGGCCCTGCGCCCCAAGCTGCTCGACGACTACGTAGGGCAGGTCAAGGTGCGCGAGCAGCTGGAGATCTTCATCGGCGCGGCGCGGCATCGGGCCGAGGCGCTCGACCACGTGCTGCTCTTCGGCCCGCCGGGCCTGGGCAAGACCACGCTGTCGCACATCATCGCGGCCGAGCTCGGCGTCAACCTGCGCCAGACCTCGGGCCCGGTGCTCGAGAAGCCGAAGGATCTGGCCGCGCTGCTGACCAACCTCGAGCGCAACGACGTGCTCTTCATCGACGAGATCCACCGCCTTTCTCCCGTGGTGGAGGAAATCCTCTACCCCGCGCTCGAGGACTACCAGATCGACATCATGATCGGCGAGGGTCCGGCTGCACGCAGCATCAAGCTGGATCTGCAGCCCTTCACGCTGGTGGGCGCCACCACGCGCGCCGGCATGCTGACCAACCCGTTGCGCGACCGGTTCGGCATCGTGGCGCGTTTGGAGTTCTACACGGCCGAGGAGCTGGCGCGCATCGTGCGCCGTAGCGCCGGCCTGCTCTCGGTGCCGACGGACGACGCCGGCGGACTGGAGATCGCGCGCCGCTCGCGCGGCACGCCGCGCATTGCCAACCGCCTGTTGCGCCGGGTGCGCGACTACGCCCAGGTCAAGGGCGACGGCCGCATTACCGAGGCGCTGGCGCACAAGGCGCTGGCCATGCTCGACGTGGATCCGCAGGGCTTCGACCTGATGGACCGCAAACTGCTGGAGGCGGTGATCCACCGCTTCGACGGCGGCCCGGTCGGACTGGACAACATCGCGGCCAGCATCGGCGAGGAGCCGGGCACGATCGAGGACGTGATCGAGCCCTACCTGATCCAGCAGGGTTATCTGCAGCGCACGCCGCGCGGCCGAATTGCCACGCTGGCGGCCTACCGGCATCTGGGCGTCGCCGCGCCGCAGCGCGACGGCGACATGTTCGGCAACTGA